In one Bacillus mesophilus genomic region, the following are encoded:
- a CDS encoding glycogen/starch/alpha-glucan phosphorylase, which translates to MFSSKEQFKQAYLQKLEMMYGKRFEDTTVSEQYHALGQLVRETISTNWIETNEKYRTNKEKQVYYLSIEFLLGRLLGNNLLNLGVRDLCEEGLRELGIELSALEECEIDAGLGNGGLGRLAACFLDSLATLNLPGHGFGIRYKHGLFDQKIVDGYQVELPEQWLRHGNVWEVKRADKAVPVNFWGKVESYMENNRLRFRHVQAETISAVPYDMPVIGYKTSTVNMLRLWSAEPAPYPIHRDVLKYKRDTEAVSEFLYPDDTNDEGKILRLKQQYFLVAASLNSIIQSYRKQHHSLLDLHHYIAIHINDTHPVLAIPEMMRILIDEEGLGWDEAWNITTKTISYTNHTTLSEALEKWPVHIFKPLLPRIYMIVEEINERFCQELWDLYPDDWERIERMAIISHQLVKMAHLAIVGTHSTNGVAKIHSEILKHREMKDFYEIYPQRFNNKTNGITHRRWLIKANPELTQLITDAIGDQWVQTPSTLTELEGYAKDESFRKDLQEVKQFRKKILAKRIKDQTGIVVDEQSIFDVQVKRLHAYKRQLLNVFHIMYLYNRLKEDSSYQIHPRTFIFGAKASPGYYYAKKVIKLLNSVADKVNHDPKVNPYLKVVFLENYRVSLAEEIIPATDVSEQISTASKEASGTGNMKFMMNGALTMGTLDGANIEIRDEVGAENIFTFGLTPEEVLNYYQNGGYRSLDYYHHNKHIQTILEQLINGFFPNTGSDFEMIYDSLLMQNDEFFVLKDFSSYCAAQAKLSGVYENKDAWFEKSVINIAKSGYFSSDRTIQEYADNIWHLNKVKVY; encoded by the coding sequence ATGTTCTCAAGCAAGGAACAGTTTAAGCAGGCATATTTACAAAAGCTAGAAATGATGTATGGTAAACGTTTTGAAGATACAACGGTTAGTGAACAATATCACGCTTTAGGTCAACTAGTGAGAGAGACCATTAGTACAAATTGGATTGAAACGAATGAGAAATATCGTACTAATAAGGAAAAACAGGTATATTACTTATCAATAGAATTTTTGTTAGGGAGACTTCTGGGGAACAATCTCTTAAATTTAGGTGTAAGGGATTTGTGTGAGGAAGGACTTCGTGAGTTAGGGATTGAGTTAAGTGCTCTCGAAGAATGTGAAATTGATGCAGGACTCGGTAATGGGGGATTGGGGAGGCTTGCAGCATGTTTTCTAGATTCGTTAGCCACGCTTAATCTTCCCGGACACGGCTTTGGGATTCGTTATAAGCACGGATTGTTTGATCAGAAGATCGTTGATGGATATCAGGTAGAACTACCAGAACAATGGCTAAGACATGGAAACGTATGGGAAGTCAAAAGAGCTGATAAAGCAGTCCCGGTTAATTTTTGGGGCAAGGTTGAATCTTATATGGAAAACAATCGACTTAGATTTCGGCATGTTCAGGCAGAGACGATCTCAGCAGTCCCTTATGATATGCCAGTTATTGGTTATAAAACTTCGACTGTTAATATGCTTAGACTTTGGAGCGCAGAGCCTGCCCCATACCCCATTCATCGGGACGTATTAAAGTATAAGCGTGATACTGAAGCAGTTTCTGAGTTTCTTTATCCTGATGATACAAACGATGAAGGAAAAATCCTACGCCTTAAGCAACAGTACTTCTTAGTTGCGGCTAGCTTAAATAGTATTATTCAATCTTATCGTAAACAGCATCATTCCTTATTAGATCTTCATCATTATATCGCGATCCATATAAATGATACGCATCCTGTTTTAGCGATACCAGAGATGATGAGAATTCTAATAGATGAAGAGGGCCTAGGATGGGATGAAGCGTGGAACATCACGACGAAGACTATCTCCTACACAAACCATACAACGTTGTCTGAGGCGCTAGAGAAATGGCCCGTTCATATCTTTAAACCCTTACTACCAAGAATTTATATGATCGTGGAGGAGATTAACGAGAGGTTTTGTCAGGAGCTTTGGGATTTGTATCCGGATGACTGGGAACGTATTGAAAGAATGGCCATTATATCTCACCAGCTTGTAAAAATGGCACACTTAGCAATCGTAGGTACCCATTCCACTAATGGAGTGGCTAAGATTCATTCTGAGATATTAAAGCATCGTGAAATGAAGGATTTTTACGAGATCTATCCACAGCGCTTTAACAATAAGACAAATGGTATCACACATCGTCGCTGGCTTATTAAAGCAAATCCAGAGTTAACTCAACTTATAACAGATGCAATTGGAGATCAATGGGTTCAAACGCCAAGTACGCTTACTGAACTCGAGGGATATGCAAAAGACGAATCTTTTAGAAAAGATCTTCAGGAAGTAAAGCAGTTTAGAAAAAAAATCCTAGCCAAAAGAATTAAGGATCAAACAGGTATTGTGGTGGATGAGCAATCCATTTTTGATGTACAGGTTAAAAGGCTCCACGCTTATAAAAGACAGCTTCTTAATGTATTTCATATCATGTATTTATATAATCGCTTAAAGGAAGATTCTAGTTACCAGATACATCCTAGAACTTTTATCTTTGGAGCAAAGGCATCACCAGGTTATTATTATGCTAAAAAGGTCATAAAACTCCTAAATTCAGTAGCAGATAAAGTTAATCATGATCCAAAAGTTAATCCATATTTGAAAGTGGTGTTTTTAGAGAATTATCGCGTATCATTAGCAGAGGAGATTATTCCTGCTACAGATGTGAGTGAACAGATATCGACTGCTAGTAAAGAAGCATCCGGTACAGGGAATATGAAGTTTATGATGAATGGTGCTCTAACAATGGGTACCTTGGACGGAGCTAATATTGAAATTCGTGATGAAGTTGGTGCAGAGAATATCTTTACATTTGGGCTAACTCCTGAAGAAGTGTTAAATTATTATCAAAATGGTGGATATCGATCATTAGATTATTATCATCATAATAAACATATTCAAACGATTTTGGAGCAATTAATCAATGGATTTTTTCCTAACACCGGCTCAGACTTTGAGATGATTTATGATTCTCTTCTGATGCAAAATGATGAATTTTTTGTGCTAAAAGATTTCTCATCTTATTGTGCAGCCCAAGCAAAGTTGAGTGGAGTTTATGAAAACAAGGATGCTTGGTTTGAAAAAAGTGTCATCAATATTGCAAAGTCCGGTTATTTTTCCAGTGACCGAACTA
- the glgA gene encoding glycogen synthase GlgA has product MNVLFAVSECLPFSKTGGLADVAGSLPRELIDLGTNVSVIMPLYDSISTEYKSRMEYIDSFDVEVGWRKQYAGIKWLEEDGVTYYFIDNEYYFKRDALYGFFDDGERFSFFSKAALEAIPYLFQSPNILHCHDWHTGIIPFLLHEYYQELPAYWNIKTVFTIHNLHFQGLFPKETLHELLNINSKYFTKDYLEFHDLVSFMKAGIVSSNYVTTVSPTYCEEIKTEYFGEGLDGLLRKKGDQLIGILNGIDDRFYNPANDPYIPAPYQFETIRDKAINKTALQRYFKLPEEPHVPIVALISRLTKQKGLELVTHMFHELMEENVQFIILGTGDETFEHFFKEMTYTYPDQVRSFIGFDEKLAHLVYSGADLFLMPSKFEPCGLGQMIAMKYGTVPIVRETGGLNDTVHSYNEITQLGNGFSFTHFNAHDMLFTIKRAISFYHDKQHWSNILKQAMSQDFSWSQSAFIYNQLYSKLCKPVRSEQHVLKQGTV; this is encoded by the coding sequence ATGAATGTATTATTTGCCGTGTCAGAATGCTTACCTTTCTCTAAAACAGGAGGATTAGCAGATGTTGCTGGTTCTCTTCCTAGGGAGCTAATAGACTTAGGGACAAATGTTTCTGTTATTATGCCCTTATACGACTCCATTTCAACAGAATATAAGAGTCGAATGGAATACATAGACAGTTTTGATGTTGAGGTTGGTTGGCGTAAGCAATATGCAGGCATTAAATGGCTAGAAGAAGATGGTGTGACTTATTATTTTATTGATAATGAATACTATTTTAAACGCGATGCCTTGTACGGATTTTTCGATGATGGCGAGCGTTTTTCATTCTTTAGTAAGGCTGCTCTGGAGGCAATACCATACTTATTTCAATCTCCTAACATCTTACATTGTCATGATTGGCACACAGGTATTATACCTTTCTTACTACATGAATATTATCAAGAGTTACCAGCCTATTGGAATATAAAAACCGTCTTTACGATTCATAACCTTCATTTTCAAGGGCTTTTTCCAAAGGAAACATTACATGAACTTTTAAATATAAATAGCAAATATTTTACAAAGGACTATCTAGAGTTTCATGATCTAGTTAGTTTTATGAAAGCTGGAATTGTTAGTTCAAATTATGTAACAACTGTAAGTCCCACTTACTGTGAAGAAATCAAAACAGAGTATTTCGGTGAAGGACTGGATGGCTTATTGCGGAAAAAAGGTGATCAACTAATAGGAATTTTAAATGGGATTGATGATCGCTTTTATAATCCTGCTAACGATCCTTATATTCCAGCCCCTTATCAGTTTGAAACCATTCGAGACAAAGCAATAAATAAAACTGCTCTTCAACGCTATTTTAAACTGCCAGAGGAACCACATGTTCCGATTGTCGCATTGATTAGCCGTTTAACAAAACAAAAGGGATTAGAATTAGTTACACATATGTTTCATGAGCTCATGGAGGAAAATGTTCAATTTATTATTCTAGGTACAGGAGATGAAACTTTTGAACATTTTTTTAAGGAGATGACATACACATATCCAGACCAAGTAAGGTCTTTTATAGGTTTCGATGAAAAACTTGCCCACTTGGTTTACTCTGGTGCTGATTTGTTTTTAATGCCATCTAAATTTGAACCTTGTGGCTTAGGTCAAATGATTGCTATGAAATATGGTACAGTTCCCATCGTCAGAGAAACAGGGGGATTAAATGATACTGTACATTCTTATAACGAAATTACCCAGCTAGGAAATGGCTTTAGTTTTACGCATTTTAATGCTCATGACATGCTATTTACAATTAAGAGAGCTATTTCGTTTTATCATGACAAACAGCATTGGTCCAATATTCTAAAACAAGCAATGAGTCAGGACTTTAGCTGGAGTCAATCTGCGTTTATATACAATCAGCTTTATTCTAAATTATGCAAACCTGTTAGGAGTGAACAGCATGTTCTCAAGCAAGGAACAGTTTAA